One Silurus meridionalis isolate SWU-2019-XX chromosome 10, ASM1480568v1, whole genome shotgun sequence genomic window carries:
- the LOC124392469 gene encoding major histocompatibility complex class I-related gene protein-like isoform X1 has protein sequence MMDLKMKMMMKVQVGVCVFMTLVLAPGLGVKHTLFYTYTALSQPLELPGIYEFTALGMLDDRELDYYSSKTQVKVPKQNWMKEKMPQDYWEKGTQSRKSKEQWFKVNVDILIERMRHNKTDLHVLQWRHGCEIDKGADGNLKFLKGIDEYSYDGTEFLSFDEKNSIWIAPVQAAEPTKRKWDEVPILNQYTKGYLEKECVDWLSKFMEYGQEELKTFSKPKVYMFVKKSVKDPSMLTLTCLATGFYPPDVQMQVIKYRTSLPEHLLTSSGVRPNGDNTYQLRKSVDINSEDRTQYKCQVTHNMLETVVRIDGDVLENCPACETRSSGIVGAIIGVLLVLVVAAVVLSFLWKKGYLACMNVERNGPGVPNGNISYIAAPINDVCQNGHKNGAANGIH, from the exons ATGATGgatctgaagatgaagatgatgatgaaggtgcaggttggagtgtgtgtgtttatgacaCTGGTCCTCGCGCCTGGTCTGGGAG TTAAGCACACTCTGTTTTACACCTACACGGCTCTATCTCAACCCCTCGAACTTCCTGGAATCTATGAGTTCACCGCACTGGGAATGCTGGATGACCGAGAACTCGACTACTACAGCAGTAAGACTCAGGTTAAGGTTCCAAAACAAAACTGGATGAAAGAGAAGATGCCACAGGATTACTGGGAAAAAGGAACTCAGTCCCGTAAGAGCAAAGAGCAGTGGTTTAAGGTCAATGTGGACATCCTGATAGAGCGCATGAGACACAACAAGACTG atcTTCATGTTCTGCAGTGGAGACATGGGTGCGAGATTGATAAAGGTGCAGATGGGAATTTAAAATTTCTAAAAGGAATTGATGAGTACAGCTATGATGGTACTGAGTTCCTCTCCTTCGATGAGAAAAACTCCATATGGATCGCTCCAGTCCAGGCTGCTGAACCAACCAAAAGGAAATGGGATGAAGTTCCCATCCTCAACCAGTACACCAAGGGCTAcctggagaaagagtgtgtggaCTGGCTCAGCAAGTTCATGGAATATGGACAAGAAgagttaaaaacatttt ctaAACCAAAAGTGTACATGTTTGTGAAGAAATCAGTGAAAGACCCCAGCATGCTGACGCTTACCTGCCTGGCCACTGGGTTTTACCCTCCAGATGTACAGATGCAAGTGATTAAGTACAGAACTTCTCTACCTGAACATCTGCTAACATCTTCAGGGGTCAGACCCAATGGTGACAACACCTACCAGCTGAGGAAGAGTGTGGACATCAATTCTGAAGATCGAACCCAGTACAAATGTCAAGTCACTCACAACATGCTTGAGACAGTCGTAAGAATCGATGGGG ATGTTTTAGAAAACTGCCCGGCCTGTGAGACACGTTCAAGTGGAATTGTTGGCGCAATCATTGGAGTTTTGCTTGTGCTGGTTGTAGCTGCAGTCGTCCTCTCTTTCTTGTGGAAAAAAGGATATTTGG CTTGCATGAATGTTGAGAGGAATGGCCCGGGAGTTCCTAATGGAAACATTTCATATATCGCAGCTCCTATCA ATGATGTTTGCCAGAATGGACACAAGAACGGGGCTGCAAACGGCATCCACTGA
- the LOC124392469 gene encoding major histocompatibility complex class I-related gene protein-like isoform X2, which yields MMDLKMKMMMKVQVGVCVFMTLVLAPGLGVKHTLFYTYTALSQPLELPGIYEFTALGMLDDRELDYYSSKTQVKVPKQNWMKEKMPQDYWEKGTQSRKSKEQWFKVNVDILIERMRHNKTDLHVLQWRHGCEIDKGADGNLKFLKGIDEYSYDGTEFLSFDEKNSIWIAPVQAAEPTKRKWDEVPILNQYTKGYLEKECVDWLSKFMEYGQEELKTFSKPKVYMFVKKSVKDPSMLTLTCLATGFYPPDVQMQVIKYRTSLPEHLLTSSGVRPNGDNTYQLRKSVDINSEDRTQYKCQVTHNMLETVVRIDGDVLENCPACETRSSGIVGAIIGVLLVLVVAAVVLSFLWKKGYLGVKMVPKPRMEERCNITESSLSRELHQLIMK from the exons ATGATGgatctgaagatgaagatgatgatgaaggtgcaggttggagtgtgtgtgtttatgacaCTGGTCCTCGCGCCTGGTCTGGGAG TTAAGCACACTCTGTTTTACACCTACACGGCTCTATCTCAACCCCTCGAACTTCCTGGAATCTATGAGTTCACCGCACTGGGAATGCTGGATGACCGAGAACTCGACTACTACAGCAGTAAGACTCAGGTTAAGGTTCCAAAACAAAACTGGATGAAAGAGAAGATGCCACAGGATTACTGGGAAAAAGGAACTCAGTCCCGTAAGAGCAAAGAGCAGTGGTTTAAGGTCAATGTGGACATCCTGATAGAGCGCATGAGACACAACAAGACTG atcTTCATGTTCTGCAGTGGAGACATGGGTGCGAGATTGATAAAGGTGCAGATGGGAATTTAAAATTTCTAAAAGGAATTGATGAGTACAGCTATGATGGTACTGAGTTCCTCTCCTTCGATGAGAAAAACTCCATATGGATCGCTCCAGTCCAGGCTGCTGAACCAACCAAAAGGAAATGGGATGAAGTTCCCATCCTCAACCAGTACACCAAGGGCTAcctggagaaagagtgtgtggaCTGGCTCAGCAAGTTCATGGAATATGGACAAGAAgagttaaaaacatttt ctaAACCAAAAGTGTACATGTTTGTGAAGAAATCAGTGAAAGACCCCAGCATGCTGACGCTTACCTGCCTGGCCACTGGGTTTTACCCTCCAGATGTACAGATGCAAGTGATTAAGTACAGAACTTCTCTACCTGAACATCTGCTAACATCTTCAGGGGTCAGACCCAATGGTGACAACACCTACCAGCTGAGGAAGAGTGTGGACATCAATTCTGAAGATCGAACCCAGTACAAATGTCAAGTCACTCACAACATGCTTGAGACAGTCGTAAGAATCGATGGGG ATGTTTTAGAAAACTGCCCGGCCTGTGAGACACGTTCAAGTGGAATTGTTGGCGCAATCATTGGAGTTTTGCTTGTGCTGGTTGTAGCTGCAGTCGTCCTCTCTTTCTTGTGGAAAAAAGGATATTTGG GTGTTAAAATGGTGCCAAAACCCAGGATGGAAGAGAGGTGTAACATCACTGAGTCTTCGCTATCGAGGGAGCTGCACCAGCTCATCATGAAGTGA